In Helicobacter ibis, a genomic segment contains:
- a CDS encoding Na+/H+ antiporter family protein, with translation MLINATIFSILIMSILCLCRLNVLLAILVSALVAGFVSGLGFDRSIELLISGMAGNLETALSYILLGAIASAIARSNLTPILVFNIAKFIQNKRAMFCLSLAFFACFSQNLIPVHIAFIPILIPPLLPLMNKLKIDRRAVACALTFGLKAPYVSLGIGFGLIYHTILRDQLVQNGINVTLSDIQSVMWIGGASMLCGLLLAIFVFYRKPREYREDFATSHNLDSIKDITMTRGDYGVLIGTIVAFCVQLYMSSLPLGGIAGLIVMIALGGIKWNDIDLVMENGFKMMAFIAFVMLVAAGFANVLKETGSIESLVDFVSGVAGGKLGGILIMLLVGLLITMGIGTSFGTIPIIAAIYCPLALNLGFDAKAIILLVGIAGALGDAGSPASDSTLGPTSGLNADGEHDHIWDTCVPTFLMYNIPLIIGASIGAMVL, from the coding sequence ATGTTGATTAATGCGACTATTTTTTCTATTTTGATTATGAGTATTTTATGTTTGTGTAGGTTAAATGTTTTATTGGCTATTTTGGTCTCTGCATTGGTTGCTGGATTTGTGTCTGGGCTTGGGTTTGATAGAAGTATAGAGCTTTTGATATCTGGTATGGCAGGCAATTTGGAGACAGCATTAAGTTATATTTTGCTTGGCGCCATTGCATCTGCTATTGCTAGAAGTAATTTAACGCCTATTTTGGTATTTAATATTGCAAAGTTTATACAAAACAAAAGAGCAATGTTTTGTTTGTCATTAGCTTTTTTTGCTTGTTTTTCGCAGAATCTAATTCCTGTGCATATAGCATTTATACCTATTTTAATACCTCCACTTTTACCATTGATGAATAAGCTAAAAATAGACAGAAGAGCTGTTGCTTGTGCATTGACATTTGGGCTTAAGGCACCTTATGTAAGTTTGGGGATAGGATTTGGACTTATATATCATACAATTCTTAGAGATCAGCTAGTGCAAAATGGTATCAATGTAACATTAAGCGATATACAAAGCGTTATGTGGATTGGTGGAGCTAGTATGCTTTGTGGTTTATTATTGGCAATTTTTGTTTTTTATAGGAAGCCTAGAGAGTATAGGGAGGATTTTGCTACTAGTCATAATTTGGATTCTATAAAAGATATTACAATGACAAGAGGGGATTATGGAGTGCTAATAGGGACTATAGTTGCATTTTGTGTACAGCTTTATATGTCCTCATTGCCTCTTGGTGGAATTGCTGGATTGATTGTTATGATAGCACTTGGTGGAATTAAATGGAATGATATTGATTTAGTTATGGAGAATGGCTTTAAAATGATGGCTTTTATTGCCTTTGTAATGCTTGTAGCGGCTGGGTTTGCAAATGTTTTAAAAGAGACTGGTTCGATAGAGAGTTTGGTTGATTTTGTATCTGGTGTTGCAGGTGGTAAGCTAGGTGGAATCTTAATTATGCTTCTTGTTGGACTTTTAATTACTATGGGAATTGGAACATCATTTGGTACTATACCTATAATAGCGGCTATTTATTGTCCTTTAGCTTTGAATCTTGGCTTTGATGCAAAGGCTATTATCTTGCTTGTAGGTATTGCAGGTGCATTAGGAGATGCAGGTAGTCCTGCATCTGATAGCACATTAGGACCTACTTCTGGGTTGAATGCGGATGGAGAGCATGATCATATTTGGGATACTTGTGTGCCTACATTTTTAATGTATAACATTCCACTAATTATTGGTGCTAGTATTGGTGCCATGGTATTATAG
- the ccoN gene encoding cytochrome-c oxidase, cbb3-type subunit I has product MQSDSALEYDYSIAKLFLFATIAFGIVGLLLGVIVAFQLAFPSLNYLAGEFGTFGRLRPLHTNGIIYGFTLSGIWASWYYIGQRVLKISYNEYPFLKFIGHLHFWLYIVLMLLAVISLFAGLNQSKEYSELIWPLDLLVVIVWVLWGVSLFGSMGVRREQTIYISLWYFIATFVAISALYIFNNLSIPTYLVSGVGSVLHSISLYAGTNDAMVQWWFGHNAVAFVFTSGIIALIYYFLPKESGQPIFSYKLTLFSFWGLMFVYIWAGSHHLIYSTVPDWMQTMGSIFSVVLILPSWGTAVNMLLTMKGQWHQLKESPLIKFLILASTWYMLATLEGPIQSIKSVNALAHFTDWIIGHVHDAALGWVGFTIIAACYHMTPRLFKREIYSKKIMDMQFWIQTTAIILYFSSMWIAGITQGMMWRATDEFGSLAYSFIDTVTVLIPYYVIRAIGGAMYLIGFIMFAYNIIMTIVASKELQKEPNYATPMAA; this is encoded by the coding sequence ATGCAGTCAGATTCTGCCTTAGAGTATGATTACTCCATTGCAAAATTATTTTTATTTGCCACAATAGCGTTTGGTATCGTAGGATTATTATTGGGTGTTATAGTGGCGTTTCAGTTGGCATTTCCTAGTCTAAATTATTTAGCGGGAGAATTCGGAACATTTGGTCGTTTAAGACCATTGCACACAAATGGTATTATTTATGGTTTTACCTTAAGTGGTATCTGGGCTTCTTGGTATTATATTGGTCAAAGGGTATTGAAAATTTCTTATAATGAATATCCATTTTTAAAGTTCATAGGACATCTTCATTTTTGGCTATATATCGTGCTAATGCTTTTAGCTGTTATTAGTCTATTTGCCGGACTTAATCAATCAAAAGAATATTCAGAGCTAATTTGGCCTTTGGACTTGTTGGTTGTTATTGTGTGGGTATTATGGGGTGTTAGTTTGTTTGGATCTATGGGTGTTAGAAGAGAACAGACTATTTATATTAGCCTTTGGTATTTTATTGCGACATTTGTAGCAATTTCTGCACTTTATATTTTTAATAACTTATCAATTCCAACTTATTTGGTCTCTGGTGTTGGGTCAGTGCTTCATTCCATATCTTTATATGCTGGAACAAATGATGCTATGGTTCAATGGTGGTTTGGTCATAATGCAGTTGCTTTTGTATTTACATCTGGAATTATTGCATTAATTTATTATTTCTTGCCAAAGGAATCTGGTCAGCCTATTTTTTCTTATAAGCTTACTTTGTTTTCATTCTGGGGCTTGATGTTTGTATATATTTGGGCTGGAAGTCACCATCTTATCTATTCAACTGTGCCTGATTGGATGCAAACAATGGGTTCAATTTTCTCTGTTGTGCTTATTTTGCCTTCATGGGGAACTGCTGTAAATATGCTACTTACAATGAAGGGACAATGGCATCAACTAAAAGAATCTCCACTTATTAAATTCTTGATTCTTGCGTCTACTTGGTATATGCTAGCAACTTTAGAAGGTCCAATTCAGTCGATAAAATCAGTTAATGCTTTAGCACACTTTACAGATTGGATTATTGGGCATGTTCATGATGCTGCTTTAGGTTGGGTTGGATTTACAATTATTGCTGCTTGTTATCACATGACACCTAGATTGTTTAAGCGTGAGATTTATTCTAAGAAGATTATGGATATGCAGTTTTGGATTCAAACTACGGCTATTATTTTATATTTCTCAAGCATGTGGATTGCAGGTATTACGCAAGGTATGATGTGGAGAGCTACTGATGAGTTTGGAAGTTTAGCTTATTCGTTTATTGATACTGTTACTGTGTTGATACCATATTATGTTATTAGGGCTATTGGTGGAGCTATGTATCTTATAGGATTTATAATGTTTGCTTACAATATTATAATGACTATTGTTGCTAGTAAAGAGCTTCAAAAAGAACCTAATTACGCAACGCCTATGGCTGCATAA
- a CDS encoding damage-control phosphatase ARMT1 family protein — protein sequence MECLKQQVSSSAKLAQSNNCDIAIKEANDFLEGDLRTKLEHFFKDSNLKKDFEIPPTLVAMPIYSALAKNLNNDDIYHTIKKDSIQKARKIKEFLKKEIDIQDEESLLKFGIYCAALGNVIDYGAQLKFDLEKEKDSLFNMQFKYFDIESFQEKLMYAKNLLYIGDNAGENELDEILIEVLQCLNPKLAITYFTRGQSIINDITIQDLKKSNSNLFNMCDVVDSGIGTPGFIPDLSSAKAYEIYNTADLILSKGMGNFESLESFKNPKIFFLFKVKCSVVSDYLNADIGSFVFLDSSKYRGSYVD from the coding sequence TTGGAATGTCTAAAGCAACAGGTAAGTTCATCTGCTAAATTAGCACAAAGCAATAATTGTGATATTGCAATAAAAGAGGCTAATGATTTTTTAGAGGGCGATTTAAGGACTAAATTAGAACATTTTTTTAAGGATTCTAATTTAAAAAAAGACTTTGAGATTCCTCCTACTTTGGTGGCTATGCCTATATATTCTGCTTTGGCAAAGAATTTAAATAATGATGATATATATCACACTATAAAAAAAGATAGCATACAAAAAGCACGAAAAATAAAGGAATTTCTAAAGAAAGAAATAGATATACAAGATGAAGAATCTTTACTTAAGTTTGGTATTTATTGTGCTGCGCTTGGTAATGTGATTGATTATGGAGCACAATTGAAGTTTGATTTAGAAAAAGAAAAAGATTCTTTATTTAATATGCAGTTTAAATATTTTGATATTGAATCTTTTCAAGAGAAATTAATGTATGCTAAAAATTTGCTGTATATAGGTGATAATGCTGGTGAAAATGAGCTTGATGAGATTTTGATTGAAGTTTTACAGTGCTTAAATCCAAAGCTAGCAATCACATATTTTACAAGAGGACAAAGTATAATAAATGATATTACAATACAAGATTTAAAGAAAAGTAATTCAAATTTATTTAATATGTGTGATGTGGTGGATAGTGGTATTGGCACACCAGGATTCATACCTGATTTATCAAGTGCTAAAGCTTATGAAATATACAATACAGCAGATTTGATTCTATCAAAAGGTATGGGGAATTTTGAATCTTTGGAATCTTTCAAAAATCCAAAGATATTTTTTTTATTCAAAGTTAAATGTAGCGTGGTTAGCGATTATTTAAACGCAGATATTGGTAGTTTTGTATTTTTAGATTCTAGTAAATATAGGGGAAGCTATGTTGATTAA
- the purE gene encoding 5-(carboxyamino)imidazole ribonucleotide mutase produces MEFVAILMGSKSDYNVMSECVSVLKKFDVPYEVIISSAHRSPQRTKDYIKSAEEKGAKVFIAAAGMAAHLAGAVASMTTKPVIGVPLKGGALDGLDSLLSTVQMPSGMPVGTVALGKTGAVNSAYLAMQILALSNSELEGKLREDRVMKAKNVELDSSDIEVIL; encoded by the coding sequence ATGGAGTTTGTGGCAATTTTAATGGGAAGCAAGAGTGATTATAATGTTATGAGCGAGTGTGTGTCTGTGTTAAAGAAATTTGATGTTCCTTATGAGGTGATTATTAGCTCTGCACACAGAAGTCCACAAAGGACAAAGGATTATATCAAAAGTGCTGAAGAAAAGGGTGCTAAGGTATTTATCGCAGCTGCTGGAATGGCAGCACATCTAGCAGGAGCAGTAGCTTCAATGACTACAAAGCCTGTAATAGGTGTCCCTCTAAAGGGAGGTGCATTGGATGGATTAGATTCTTTGCTTTCAACTGTTCAAATGCCTTCTGGTATGCCAGTTGGGACTGTTGCATTAGGTAAAACTGGTGCTGTCAATAGTGCTTATCTAGCTATGCAAATTTTAGCATTGAGTAATTCTGAGCTAGAAGGTAAATTAAGAGAAGATAGAGTTATGAAAGCTAAAAATGTAGAATTAGATTCTAGTGATATTGAAGTAATTTTATAG
- a CDS encoding DUF3972 domain-containing protein, giving the protein MESWVVIDEFVQISKLEKEKVLKMVSNGELKGMQKDGKFYIDASSSAKAVVVSSGNAVMVDSSSQGSSVDSEFVEKTIGTILSLHEKVMTSKEETISSIKSENQFLKDALFNTQEVYEDDKKTIALLREQLRVAQEEIEFLKRKYKMMWGKVVNPQENKEQE; this is encoded by the coding sequence ATGGAATCTTGGGTAGTAATTGATGAGTTTGTTCAAATTTCTAAATTAGAAAAAGAAAAAGTGCTAAAGATGGTCTCAAATGGTGAGCTAAAGGGTATGCAAAAAGATGGCAAATTCTACATAGATGCAAGCAGTAGTGCAAAGGCTGTTGTGGTTAGTAGTGGTAATGCAGTAATGGTTGATAGCTCATCTCAAGGATCTTCTGTTGATAGTGAATTTGTAGAAAAAACAATAGGGACAATTTTAAGTTTGCATGAAAAAGTGATGACCTCAAAAGAAGAGACAATAAGTAGCATAAAAAGTGAGAATCAATTTCTAAAAGACGCATTATTTAATACTCAAGAGGTATATGAAGACGATAAAAAGACAATAGCACTCTTAAGAGAGCAGTTAAGAGTAGCACAAGAGGAAATTGAATTTCTAAAAAGAAAGTATAAAATGATGTGGGGTAAGGTTGTAAATCCACAAGAAAATAAAGAACAAGAATAA
- a CDS encoding hemolysin family protein, whose translation MEPQSVILSILALFLVLLNGFFVLSEFAIVKIRRSRLEELVKRDVSGAKLALKITGKLDSYLSATQLGITLSSLGLGWIGEPAIARLLETPFKYFISDNLVLLHSVSFVIAFSFITLLHVVVGEIVPKSIAIAKAEKCTLIIARPLHLFWLLFFPLIKIFDFLAIFILHRMNIKPASEGEESVHSEEELKIIVGESLKGGYLDTIENEIIQNAVSFSDTIAREIMTPRKDMICLYDDNSYEENMHIVTSTKHTRYPYCKDGKDNIIGMIHLRDLLETMLSSNPSEELEKLVREIIIVPESASISNILTQMKRRQIHTALVVDEYGGTAGLLTMEDILEEVIGDISDEHDEKNDDYHKIDEDCYSFDGMLDLERVADVIGISFEDTEQVTIGGYVFNLLERMPVVGDIIDDEYCTYEVLATEGARIVRIKAQKKPYAESL comes from the coding sequence TTGGAACCCCAGTCGGTTATTTTGTCTATACTTGCTTTATTTCTTGTTCTTCTTAATGGTTTTTTTGTTCTTTCTGAATTTGCTATTGTTAAAATTAGACGCTCTAGATTAGAGGAGCTTGTTAAGCGTGATGTATCTGGTGCTAAGTTGGCTTTGAAAATTACAGGAAAATTAGATTCTTATCTTTCTGCTACACAACTTGGAATTACTCTTTCATCTTTGGGGCTTGGTTGGATTGGTGAGCCTGCCATTGCTAGGTTACTTGAAACACCTTTTAAATATTTTATTAGTGATAATCTTGTGTTATTGCATTCTGTTAGTTTTGTAATTGCATTTAGCTTTATAACGCTATTGCATGTTGTAGTGGGTGAAATTGTTCCAAAATCCATAGCTATAGCAAAGGCTGAAAAATGCACACTTATAATAGCTAGACCATTGCATTTGTTTTGGTTGTTGTTTTTTCCTCTAATTAAAATATTTGATTTTTTAGCCATTTTTATATTGCATAGAATGAATATAAAACCAGCTAGTGAAGGTGAAGAGAGTGTTCATTCTGAAGAAGAGTTAAAGATTATTGTAGGCGAATCCCTTAAAGGTGGTTATTTAGACACAATAGAAAATGAAATAATACAAAATGCAGTTAGTTTCTCTGATACTATAGCTAGAGAGATAATGACGCCTAGAAAAGATATGATATGTCTGTATGATGATAATAGCTATGAAGAAAATATGCATATAGTAACATCAACAAAGCATACAAGATACCCATATTGCAAAGATGGTAAGGATAATATAATTGGCATGATTCATTTGCGTGATTTATTGGAAACTATGCTTTCTTCAAATCCTTCAGAAGAACTAGAAAAATTAGTACGAGAGATAATAATTGTGCCAGAGAGTGCTTCTATATCGAATATTCTTACACAGATGAAGCGAAGACAGATTCATACTGCACTTGTAGTTGATGAGTATGGTGGGACTGCTGGACTTTTAACTATGGAGGATATACTAGAGGAAGTTATTGGTGATATATCAGATGAGCATGATGAAAAAAATGATGACTATCATAAGATAGATGAAGATTGTTATTCTTTTGATGGTATGCTTGATTTAGAGAGGGTTGCTGATGTAATTGGTATCTCTTTTGAAGATACAGAGCAAGTAACAATTGGTGGTTATGTATTTAATTTGCTAGAGAGAATGCCAGTTGTTGGTGATATTATCGATGATGAATATTGCACTTATGAAGTATTAGCAACTGAAGGTGCAAGAATAGTAAGGATTAAAGCACAGAAAAAACCTTATGCAGAATCTTTATAA
- a CDS encoding KpsF/GutQ family sugar-phosphate isomerase — MDYRDIACEVFSIESDSILNLKNNLTDDFNEIIKLILYIKGRLIVSGMGKSGHIGAKIAATLASTGTPSFFLHPAEALHGDLGMITKDDVVLAISNSGESEEVLRIIPSIKHRKIPIIAMSGNKNSTLVRESQYFLDISIKKEACPLQLAPTSSTTATLAMGDAISVALMNARGFKSEDFAMFHPGGSLGRKLLTKVKDIMCVNNLPIVSSETNFKDLIECMTSGKLGMCLVCDNGSLSGIITDGDLRRALKSGNFECMAKDIMTNTPKTINENSKASEAEEIMLKYKIKELVVLDHNKNITGIIQLYDVGNI, encoded by the coding sequence ATGGATTATAGAGATATCGCTTGTGAGGTATTTAGTATCGAATCTGATTCAATATTGAATCTAAAAAATAATTTAACAGATGATTTTAATGAAATTATAAAGCTTATTTTATACATTAAAGGTAGGCTTATAGTTAGTGGAATGGGAAAATCAGGACATATAGGTGCAAAAATAGCTGCAACCCTTGCTAGCACAGGCACTCCTAGTTTCTTTTTGCATCCTGCAGAAGCGTTGCATGGGGATTTAGGAATGATTACTAAAGATGATGTTGTTTTGGCAATTTCAAATTCTGGCGAGAGTGAGGAAGTCTTAAGAATTATTCCAAGTATAAAACACAGAAAGATTCCAATAATTGCAATGAGTGGAAATAAGAACTCAACACTAGTTAGAGAAAGTCAATACTTCTTGGATATAAGTATCAAAAAGGAAGCTTGTCCATTGCAACTTGCACCAACTTCATCTACTACTGCTACTTTGGCTATGGGAGATGCTATCTCTGTAGCACTTATGAATGCTAGAGGTTTTAAGAGTGAGGATTTTGCTATGTTTCACCCGGGCGGTAGTTTAGGTAGGAAGTTATTAACAAAGGTTAAGGATATTATGTGTGTTAATAATCTGCCTATAGTATCTAGTGAGACTAATTTTAAAGACTTAATAGAATGTATGACAAGTGGTAAGCTTGGAATGTGTCTAGTATGTGATAATGGTAGCTTATCTGGAATTATTACAGATGGAGATTTAAGAAGAGCACTTAAGAGTGGTAACTTTGAATGTATGGCTAAAGATATAATGACTAATACTCCAAAGACAATCAATGAAAATTCAAAAGCCTCTGAAGCTGAAGAGATTATGCTTAAATATAAAATTAAAGAACTTGTAGTTTTGGACCATAATAAAAATATAACAGGAATTATTCAATTATATGATGTAGGCAATATCTGA